Proteins encoded within one genomic window of Deltaproteobacteria bacterium:
- a CDS encoding VCBS repeat-containing protein produces the protein MRATISIALATLALAGCTELLDEAGRPCPCGPGWSCCANVNLCVPGGSACPGEASTSTGSSSGSTGAGCTQGSTGSGSTTGSSTTTSGTTFGSSGTTGVMRILEPAVSYPLAGQPIGVALGDENGDGRADVIVAETSMLTVLAAQADGGLASSAGTTPLASAPTAVVALDLDGDPNEDLVVAQTDEGGPALAVWRGRGDGTFTAGDRYGLPQKATLLAAGSIWPAGGPVVVAVDGQGTASIFLGDGLGHLGTPTTLTVPASPVALVLDHFLAPNRLDAVIASSTQVTLVPNLAAPGTPVTFAYGPQRALASGDVDGDGRVDFMTLSLTNNDVVAYLNAGDGGFVPQSPTQLAGVGPTWAAFANISGAPAVVALNAQSNDVTVERDFGGTFVFGGIYPMSGPPLGLAVGDLNGDQSADVVVLGGACGTGSVQVLLSN, from the coding sequence ATGCGCGCGACGATCTCCATCGCACTCGCGACGCTCGCGCTCGCCGGTTGCACCGAGCTCCTCGACGAGGCCGGCCGGCCGTGTCCCTGCGGCCCGGGCTGGAGCTGCTGCGCCAACGTGAATCTCTGCGTGCCCGGTGGAAGCGCGTGTCCCGGCGAAGCGAGCACGAGCACGGGCAGCTCTTCGGGTAGCACCGGGGCAGGGTGCACGCAGGGCTCCACCGGAAGCGGCTCGACGACTGGCAGCAGCACCACCACCAGCGGCACCACGTTCGGCTCGAGCGGGACCACCGGCGTCATGCGCATTCTCGAGCCCGCGGTGAGCTATCCCCTCGCGGGCCAGCCCATCGGCGTGGCGCTCGGTGACGAGAACGGCGACGGTCGCGCGGACGTGATCGTGGCCGAGACCTCGATGCTCACCGTGCTCGCGGCGCAGGCAGATGGCGGACTCGCGTCGAGCGCTGGCACCACGCCGCTCGCGTCGGCGCCGACGGCCGTGGTCGCGCTCGATCTCGATGGCGATCCGAACGAAGACCTCGTCGTGGCCCAGACGGACGAGGGCGGGCCCGCGCTCGCGGTGTGGCGTGGCCGTGGCGACGGAACGTTCACGGCCGGCGATCGATACGGCCTGCCGCAGAAGGCGACGCTCCTGGCTGCAGGCTCGATCTGGCCCGCGGGTGGGCCTGTCGTCGTCGCGGTGGACGGGCAGGGCACCGCGTCGATCTTCCTCGGCGACGGTCTGGGGCACCTAGGCACGCCGACGACGTTGACCGTGCCAGCCTCGCCCGTCGCGCTGGTGCTCGATCACTTCCTCGCGCCAAATCGGCTCGATGCAGTCATCGCCTCGTCGACGCAGGTCACGCTGGTGCCCAACCTCGCCGCGCCGGGGACGCCGGTGACGTTCGCCTACGGTCCGCAGCGCGCGCTCGCCTCGGGTGACGTGGACGGCGACGGCCGCGTGGACTTCATGACCTTGAGCCTCACCAACAACGACGTGGTCGCGTACTTGAACGCGGGCGATGGTGGCTTCGTTCCGCAGTCGCCGACGCAGCTCGCGGGCGTGGGACCCACCTGGGCGGCCTTCGCCAACATCTCGGGCGCGCCGGCGGTGGTGGCGCTCAACGCCCAATCCAACGACGTGACGGTCGAGCGCGACTTCGGCGGGACCTTCGTGTTCGGCGGGATCTATCCGATGTCGGGGCCGCCGCTGGGGCTCGCGGTGGGCGACCTCAATGGCGATCAGTCGGCGGACGTCGTCGTCCTCGGCGGCGCCTGCGGAACGGGAAGCGTGCAGGTGCTGCTGTCGAATTGA